The window TATCCTGAAAAAGACGAATGAACATACTGCCCGGCATAGAGTCCTGCCGCCTGCTCGGATGGCATTTGAACGTAAACCTTGTCTCCGTGCATCAGCTGGACAACAGCGCTGCCTGAAGCCTGGTCCAGGAAGCCCTTCTTGTACTCGTCGTAGGTGTACATCAGCGGCTCGTTGTTCTTGAACAACGCCACCCAGACGCTGGCCCCTTTACAGTGGACGTGGTAGGCAAAGTAGTAGACGCCGGGGATCTCGCAGGTAAAGATCCCCGTCTGGGGGTTGTAGTTTTGCCGGCCGTTGTAGAGGAGCTTGTCGAACTTCACGGGCACCCCAACCCGGGGGAAGGGGGTGAGGAGCTCCGCCGTGAACGCGGGCATCTCATAGACGGCGCCGCCGGCCTTGCCTTTCTTGCCCATGTAGCCGTAGGGGGGCTTGACGCCGTCTATCCCCGGCCCCACCTCGGGGAGGTACTGTCCCACGGCTGGTGGAGTGGGTGGGATGATGACTGGGGGACCTGGGGGCCCAGGGGGGCCGGGTGGTCCCTGGAGTCCTGGCTGGCCAGGGGGACCAAGCGCCCCGGGCTTCCCcgggggtccctgcagccccgcGGCGCCAGGTTTGCCCACGCCAGGGAAGCCGGGGGGTCCGGGCAGGCCGGGCTCCCCCTTTGCCCCTGGCAGTCCTGGGGGGCCGATGGGACCGCTGGGTCCTGCGATGCCCGGGATGCCTGAGGGGCCCTGAAGCCCCTGGGCACCAGGAAGCCCCGGCTCGCCCTTTGGCCCCACAAGCCCTGGGACACCCGGCAGCCCCGGCAAGCCTTTGTGCCCGGCTTCCCCCTTGGGCCCTGTGGGGCCCGGCAGCCCTCGCAGCCCGGGGGCCCCCACTTCCCCAGGAAAGCCTGGCTTTCCTGGGAACCCTTGCAGGCCGGGTTCGCCTTTGGGGCCAACGGGTCCTGGTGGCCCCACGGCACCGCCTTCTCCTTTGGGTCCCGGGAAGCCAGCGGCCCCCGGGGGGCCCATGATGCCAGGCAGTCCTGGCTGGCCGGGCTCCCCCGGTGGCCCCCCCATGCCAGGCGGCCCTGCGTGCCCCTTTTCCCCCTTGGGCCCCAGGGGGCCGGGCAGACCACCCACGCCACGCTCACCTTTGGGTCCAGGGAAGCCTGGCTTGCCCACCCCAGGGAGGCCAGGGGGCCCCGGCAGGCCTGGCAGGCCTTGCTCCCCTTTGCCGCCCGGGAAGCCCGGCTGGCCAGGGAGGCCATCTTGGCCGGGTTTGCCAATGCCGGGCAGGCCGGGAGGGCCTTGGATCCCGGGGGCCCCCGGGggcccctgcagccccagctctccTGGGGGTCCGGGTTTGCCCAGGGGTCCCTGCGGGCCAGGGAAGCCGACCATGCCCGGCTTGCCGACCCCCGGCAGCCCCACGGGGCCTGGGGGGCCAGGCAGCCCAGGTGGACCCTTCAGCCCCGGCAAACCCGGGATCCCGACGCCTTTCTCCCCTTTTGGTCCTGGGATCCCGGGGGCTCCCGGGGGTCCCTTCAGCCCAGGCTCACCCTTTGGCCCTggctgtccctgcagccctggagcacCCGCTTTCCCTATGCCAGGAAGGCCATGAGGCCCTGGTGGTCCTTGCGGCCCGGGTATCCCCATGGGCCCAATATCCCCCTTCGGCCCCATCTCCCCTCTCGGTCCCGGGGGCCCCATGACACCCGGTTTCCCTGGCATGCCCGGCAAGCCCGGCTTCCCAATTCCTGGATATCCTTGTGGGCCCGGTTTTCCTTTGGCTCCTGGGACACCGTGACCCGGTAATCCTGGTGGCCCCGGCGGCCCTCTTGGTCCAGGCTCACCGGGGGGACCTTGCTCACCCCTAAGACTCCGCACGGGTATTTCTGgtttgggaagagaagaaaaaaaagaaaaagggaagggggagagacaAAAGGTGATTGCAGTCGTATCCTTTGAGAAACACAAAGGTAGTTTTGAATTGAATGTGCTTGCTACGATGCCTCTTGGTTTTATGGtaggcagggaggcagagctggccAGTTACAGGTTGGTGTTTGGAACAAAGAGGATGTTCCTACTGTTTCACGTACTCCAAATTTGCATGCATGTTTCTGTTtccacaaaataataattttgcatcatatttgcttattttctgcCACGCAAAAGCCATTTGCCCTTTACTAGTGTTTTTCACCTATACAATCTTAAACAGCAAAGTCTGCTTTTTGTCCCATATTGCTGTAGACTAACCTACTTTTAAGAATTTTCGCAGGACACTGCTCAGCGCAGTGCTTGAGCAGCTGCTCAGTGCTCTCATGCTGTAGGAGGAGGTCTGGCATAAAAGTGCTTTTGCTGGAGGGGCTTACACTAGCAAGATCAATTAAAAAAGATTGTGTCAGTAAGAAGTTTGTATGTAGGTATGACCGCATTTTCACCAAGGCTGTGGTTCCCACTGCAATATTACTGTAAACCTACAGTCTTACCCAGCGTTGCTAAGCTCCCACAGGTTTTCGGTGCAGCCATGTCTAGTTAGAGCTCTTCTAAACActtcacaaaatgtttttattgtccAAACCCGCACTTTTGTGTATGTGATCACTTAGCATTGCAGGTCAGGGTGAGGGAGTTGCTGCGTGGGAG is drawn from Accipiter gentilis chromosome 21, bAccGen1.1, whole genome shotgun sequence and contains these coding sequences:
- the COL8A1 gene encoding collagen alpha-1(VIII) chain — protein: MAVLLFPVQLLAVAVTVYLELVRSAQGGVYYGIKQLPPQVPQYQPLGQQVPHMPLGKEGIPMQHMGKEVPHMQYGKEYPHLPQYMKEVPQMPLLGKDMAPKKEKEIPVRSLRGEQGPPGEPGPRGPPGPPGLPGHGVPGAKGKPGPQGYPGIGKPGLPGMPGKPGVMGPPGPRGEMGPKGDIGPMGIPGPQGPPGPHGLPGIGKAGAPGLQGQPGPKGEPGLKGPPGAPGIPGPKGEKGVGIPGLPGLKGPPGLPGPPGPVGLPGVGKPGMVGFPGPQGPLGKPGPPGELGLQGPPGAPGIQGPPGLPGIGKPGQDGLPGQPGFPGGKGEQGLPGLPGPPGLPGVGKPGFPGPKGERGVGGLPGPLGPKGEKGHAGPPGMGGPPGEPGQPGLPGIMGPPGAAGFPGPKGEGGAVGPPGPVGPKGEPGLQGFPGKPGFPGEVGAPGLRGLPGPTGPKGEAGHKGLPGLPGVPGLVGPKGEPGLPGAQGLQGPSGIPGIAGPSGPIGPPGLPGAKGEPGLPGPPGFPGVGKPGAAGLQGPPGKPGALGPPGQPGLQGPPGPPGPPGPPVIIPPTPPAVGQYLPEVGPGIDGVKPPYGYMGKKGKAGGAVYEMPAFTAELLTPFPRVGVPVKFDKLLYNGRQNYNPQTGIFTCEIPGVYYFAYHVHCKGASVWVALFKNNEPLMYTYDEYKKGFLDQASGSAVVQLMHGDKVYVQMPSEQAAGLYAGQYVHSSFSGYLLYPM